The DNA region ccgttgtgagggctttgttttttctcagaaggaagtttggtctttgttcctatttccccctgccgggaggcatttcttgtgctttgccgtggagcagttgtttgcagataaaagctccattgctcaccaccttccgtttcggctgcacgttaaacaccaccgtggTTTAggatgctggccaggcccttatagctgttgctgtcggaaggaggccagcgtgggcttctctgggtgtgtacccccgagaaaggggagtgtgttgacaaagacatggtctggcttctggctggagggatggaaggagcagctggagggactttgtccactccctagaggtcgcgttctctttctaggatagctttattccccgttcccgaaccatatgaacacccgggattttgatcctttaaaggaggaattacaggcagtaaggtcaagcttgctcttttggTGTTCAGcaatctgaagaaggaatacaaatacacccTCATCACCAAcgttaaggaatttctgctctttggccaacccgggaagttattttcattgaccctgtttcaagttgatgcaacacaatatgttggaggcagtcttcctgcaaaggtgtgaggaatgaagaacagaggagcttgttggtccaTCATTCAgtgcagcgtatggttctgtaacatcgcagcatatgaaaaggcagcattccttctgtagcagtctcgtgtgctcgtctacagcagcacgatcagtttggcagctgtcgagagagaggtcttcctctccccagacaaccgcctagttccagaacgttgaatatgcacatactggagaattatgccattgctggttttcttgagcctgcccttctgcaacagagataccctcttctacaggtgagcagctgaggctgtcaggatgacttgcccctgtgtctctgtggtggcatgaggaatggagcctggaacacctgagtcatgaactgcccagtcccgccacagccatcctccattttggtctcagtgtaattaagtaatgcagattatgctacctctgtctttgaaggctcattgcaagagatctgaggagagtgaaagaagaagcaactgcggatctgtagtcttagactttctaccaaagagtgcatgcagcattcactgtattttggtctcttgggggactgcaagggtcttcttctcttgtgatgctccgcaggttttcagcgctgtctgatcacacagccagcatcgtctttggctctgttttcaagaagttcattgcgcaaagttctttggtcttgcgttaccagccagtattgcagttaccatccaagtttagtggctgttttgtggggtactccgtttggcaaaaaaaaaaaaaaaaaagccattgccaagctggtttgatggctatcgctgtccttttggtctttaacataccatctctttgaattttttacagagctttctggggtgctgcatcagtgtcacgttctggcatcagaaatggtccatttcattcatcaaatgcagtattacattacatttgaggtacactttatccacccagttggttgcttaaaaaagaagcactTCTAATAtgctgtgtgtgttgtgtgtgttaaatttcaaagagcttgtcatctagcaaatcaaaatagccccatcctgaatcattgctccaggtacttgaatgttcgtgggatgaactctggaacaaggtccgacaagcacaggacttggatcacatcattgcggctcatgaggtttttctggacacaatcatcgctcggtgcttgctggatagtgactccagggtaagtcgttacctttgcgttaagctgtagcttttgtgatcttggctcatgggctagcagctctcctctgttatgttacaggaacaccgggaaaagtcatttttccccctctgatataagacttgtggtaggctttgtacctagtccctgcacacacacgtgggtgctgattataaaacttgctgcaatgtgagccagttgcttttggtcctgagaagctgcatgctcaggcagcagctgacctggggccttgcaaagcagcctgtctggctgtgcttaaaaagattaaatttttgcgtgttccaaagagtctctttcactgtagaactctcctcaatgttctgctgttgtacgatctcacaggtacctctcagccagcttcgggctggttttgatcagatcattgagctccagaatgcccaagatgcaatgtacagagctgctttggaagagttgcagctgaggttgcagtttgaagagagaaagaaacagcgtgagcttgaggtacagcaatgctctcactagaacatggcagttaattgaggcagCTATAGAtgggttttgctctctaatactcagggtttttctgacagcagctagagctgaaacaaaaatttaatgctgggacaagtgtaaaagtcatccgtagcaggtagtgaattcaaacaaaagcccctgaatggtgtttttttgctgcgataactcacccatattttccttttagcttgcaacagtacagtaggtacaggttatttacagcagcgataatggcgactctgtaccttttcagcatgtgcacagcacTTCCCaacgcttctctccagcagtttccaccataagatccatttctctattGCCTACAGCTTTGCtgggatatagctaccctggatgaagtgctgcattgccgaaagagttcagttcacatgcaagtttgagggaaaacaggtcagaagtgctgaggtcagaaaatgctggtggctgttgttggaggctgtactgatcccaagctattgatgcaaggacttcaagtttgggagcgatttgccctctggctccaaatatggcatttttcctgcctgtgaaaaattgtgctaaattctttaagaatcgagagcccagaataaattgtcatttgcgtgttcagaagaactgctagaggttggcgatttagcttctgtctgcctggactatattctggctcagccccaccatgaatttcccaggcaggacctccctggccagcctctgtcatgtctgaaggtcactgggtgctctccctacgcatacgtccacactagcatttcagcggagatcaggagtgaGCTCTTGCAGTGAGTCTTCgcacgctccctacctcctgagctgtgctccatcctggggagagctcccgcagccccttggctggagctgaagggcaagaggggctgcaggcctgtgcctcctgggtcctgactgctgccggctgctCAGTCCCAGAGACCAGAGAAGAGCTAGCCCCAAATAACCCCCCCTCAAAAGGCCGACAGGCTGGTCACCACGTTCGCAGCACCCACTgcccctgtgctgctccgcggggCTACTTGCTGCTGTAGGTGCGGCCTACCGCAAATGCAGGCCTAcacactgcaggtgtggcctACCGCAGAGCGGTGCTTTGGAGGcaagcagtggtttccagctgcttTCGCCTGCCTTGTTCCTGCAACCTGGGAACACGTTGAGGTGCCCTGCTTGCATGGCTTGGGTCCTGAGTGGTCTCCAAAGTCTTGTGGGGTGGCCTGAGAGGTTCGGGGCAGTGGTGCAGGGGCAGTTGTCCTGCAGCCCCCATCCCGGGAGCCCTAggccaggctggggagtcccAGCAGGGCGAGGGGGCCGCTCTGCTTAAAAGGCTGAGCTGGGCGTGCTGCAGACGCTGTAGTGTGTGAGCGACTGCCTTCCgcagctgccttctctgctgtGCAGCTCTTTGGCAAGGGGGTGAAAACAACGATTAGGCACTTCCCTCTCCTCCCGCAGTCGCTTCTCTCATGCCCCATGTGCTCCCCCCAGCTTTTCTGGACTCCTCATTCCCTGCTTTGCTCTTTCTCAAATCCCTGCCAGCTCCCCTTAGCCCTCGGAGGCAGGAAAGCCCTGTCCGTGGAAACTTCCCCGCCTCTTCAGAAGCTTCGGCAGTCTCGTCGTTCTGTAAACCCCCCGCCTGCACAGCTCTGCCCGTTACAGCTCGAGGACGGAGCAAACAGAggctaaaagcaaacaaaagtaaCGCAGGTAGCATTGTCTGCTTTTGAATTTACCTTTgccaaaaaaagggggaaaaaattggtCTCCCTTCTGCCGCAGCAGGGtagtttatagatatttattacgatataatcgttggctgcctccacaaCCGGACCTAAAtccccccaggtttcgaccggctccagctggttccagtgcggcAGCAGGGAaacacaggcggggggccggggggccggggaggcggttttgcaggctgctggacggcaccgggcacagcgggtggcagctgctgctttgcccacggctgcatctgggccgcggccattggctgctggtgcccaggtgccggggcagtgctggggggccgcgggggccgcggtgggggcggccggggtgggcggctgcccgcgcgtgacGGGTCCggttctctggggcggccggggtggtTTTCcaggggcgaggggcggccgctggcgttgggtccaggtctccggggcgccggggtggggggccggTTGTCCCGGcatgagaggcggccgctggcgtctgctccggatctctgggctgcgcggaggttcctgcagggagaggtggctgttcaggacacgcaggctgtgggtcccagggcgcaggagagcctggagctgccggggcgcagcagccccgcggtgtggacgggctccgagggctgctgctccgggccccatcggccacctggctgggccaggccacagctgatgcgagggtgccggcggagcagcgtgcagcccccgtggtgcctggcaccctgcctccgagtaggagctgtggggtaccgaaagctacacgtagaaaacagggcacacttgcacccacacagcgttgtttttgctcccctgcaccggccagcCAAGCCTAgtggcctctcaagttcttcttggcccgtaccacattgacctgccttctctgcacacgctgggagggggatcgaactctgagaaacagcggggactgaagtactgcacagtatgccagaatctaggagaactgcatagtcttacttctcagcgtgcctgacaaagaccaatactcaacttgtaatatttgactgacagcgactactcagggtatccccaaggaaacaagatcacaacttctgctgcaaggacagctaggctgagcagcacatttggaattaatggcattagataacaaggtgatttctgtcgccaaattccctcatagtggactgtagctattgcagttcttactttctatggcaatctcgcccttctttgtttctcttcctgacttggctttgccttcgtctgtgcctgcgtcttctcttttagcaacagtgtcagtattaggtaatactggcaacagcaggaatggctttcagcaaagaatactcattgctatgaactaaggggccaaatagaaaatcttacaccagaaatctcagcagagcgccgtcaacagctaactttgccgtcctgaagactacatctgtaaactcttccttactaatagcagccgtctaatacagaattttagggaaaaaaagcacacgcaccgtttcctcttcctccgcagcaaaatagctaggcagcacaacactgctccagccacaaggatacccaaggctgctgcagtgcctatcgcgcgatgcttccatgCGTCTTttggatctgcagcagctgcgcttctctcactcgccaaacctggaggaaattacacaaggccatatgttactgtgttccgcactgctgataatctcacaatgtgtttgacattcccaggaaatttcctttttcccctttcttagcatctctgaaggagtgaaatctcggggactgcaacgcttccttggtttcagtagcagcaaagtgcccaagtcactgcaaacgagcacgctttggagtctctctttagcctctcagccttgtttacgttctgcgatggccataatccagttctcccaattggatgggtttgctccccctttctggcaatcctttacatcccacaattcctttggtgctctctcgcctttctgaggctcaaaagtgctgctgcacggaggcatgctctgaccctttgggacaagtcgtcccactgaacaagactcattaggccaggcggagagcactcggcagtgctcatctgctttaccaataactcctttgagtgacgtggacaaaagccatcccgggtccagggagtgccactccgactcttccctcccagGTCGGCAcgcttgccccaaggggaaagagtcaggctctcttgggctctggcttccatagccagtgacaccggtattcctggctacaccgtgtgccggctccagctgaaatggtgctggctgcgctccccagcccagcagccagggccggctcctctggggcggccggcagcaaaggagacacctgaacctggctctctccctttgccttttctccaacacaggcaccgcctccccttcctccgccctccgctcttccaaacaccacttgtgtgctccacgtCTTCAggacaactctctcacttaggcatccctgcaagactgctcagtacctcggtgctttgggaAAAAGGCGTATTTCCTGTCGTGGGGGGCTTCCCTGGGctgtgacacacttggaagccctgtcaagaatcagagagaggtaaagcctcagcactgctcaggcacacagcatgcagaaggacggacgagcttccctccaaacccctgcccgaccgctgaatcagggcatcactcaggacctcctttcacagcagggatcccactctgtgctccttctgtgcctagggcctctggggactccctgcaagttctgagatgcagacacggcaggaggtcgagtcgattaagagttgtggagcctgtggaacctgcgctcaatgtggttaaaactgcctccttccccccaaatggcaaagccccgaaatccctgggagctgcttggggtgggaagtgaggctgtctaacaggacgcacaaaggttgctatgcacatctcgggcacactaattgcaatcatctccacacgccagagacaaaagtcatcttcagaaagccgctcctggcttgtttcagaacacttccggtgCCCTCATACTttaacatttggttgctgacatgctgtgcagtagtgggcccccagggaagagcctgcagacacacagggattttgagttcctacaccagatgacaatggacagcaagtacctggcatgcccgctacttgaattgcctctccttcttcatcagggactggcAGGCTGTGACTGCCtcctgccggaaaggtctccttctccagggtctcctgatgattctctttggaaagaaagcaagacagcttgattagaaggaactgttcctcatccacttcctcacggtatcttcaggaggcaatacttttcaaaaggcttcaggaaaaacctcagaaacaaaacctggcatttcagggcgggcacctggtcactagcccaaacaacgTGTCCTtcgtagagaaaaatcaaagcgcacaaagtcttccagataaccaatacgggcagcaacgccggctgtttgggtggggagacgagacagttgcatgtgatcctctcgttcccattccacttggtgcctttttgagaattggcaagagagatttggcacgatgagccttgtttctcagaaggccttttacCCCAGCTGAActggctacagctttttcctgctctctttgaaggaaagcattcaataaggctcatcgtgccaaatccaccacacagcacgcacagcagtcacatagagtgcactgagccccaagctctcgCCGCTCTACCTCCGGGGCGCTTTcgcaaacatggtgaagaacacgctcgtagaagagaccccgaacaagctctgcggcttgccagcgcctgcaaggtgtgaaatggtgcgtcactgcggcaaggctctggtcaatccccttctcctgcgtaagctacagcttatccattcctgtttctaaaacctcgggtttacaatgattgcgcttaacacacagtgaaatctacccaccagctgctctctccaagtccttcaagatttcctgtaggacttcagaggatttctgagaagactttcctgtttgggccttgtactttcttcgccgaggacctaaacagaaaggattaagctgaatttcacatgaacgagacatgcacaaggaaatgctgcttctttcaagtaaaccaaaacagtaggagaatagtcacgacccacctgtaCGATCCCCCAGAGTCTCTGAACCTGCATCCAGccgagaagctgcagagacatcctctacggccacatctgtaaccaaagagacgagcagagctctttccgtatgctgcttcagatttgaatgggagtcaatgagcatggaacgtatcattagaccaaggcacttgtcccgcccttccactcctgagtcttctgcaaacacttatcgggtacctgcaaaggcaccatgtggctacaaatctaaGCATGctgggaaaggatgccctggagttcacacaagctgtaacctcaaccccccaaacctgctgcctttgctgtaggcgctgcaagaagcacaaggctggaggagccaggcagaacacccaccgtacatctctgaagccctcccaaagcccactctgctcctctgcaggcatgagcctcggccaaagaattaagctacacggcccatgaataaaactctcaaacaaaatgctcattccaggaagtgaataaatctccaccacttactcctcgcatgcccctgaGGCTcggagatgggatccagctgagcagctggaaggccactgcctgcaggaacgcctgtaagcaaacacagacaagacaagttttcatcacgtggtgccacatacttccgcagaagtgacttgccgtgaatttccggaaggggaatgggggacacacatgtaggtcgagagtctcccagctgcaggagggccagggggacttgttggctgggacctggcacctctccaaatcctccttcaaggcgctacccaacagcccccaagcacccccgggacaaacacccggcccctcggtgcttccttccgcggaggtctctaacatacaccagggaaaccagaactttaccagcaggcaacctgtagaaccggaggacaacaaggatcatttacattgctcacgcacaggagcccgcgggccggtggaagaccgaaccagcgttacccctagttgttctgctgccctttggtcaggggatgtgtgctgcagactttggcttcctcaggagggcgctacagagcgagaaaagaaaggcctatttgttcaactgactatctgctgactactcacctccaggttcaaatccagggtccagaggagaagacaaatgtccatcgcctatgcccacatctgtaaccaaacacacataggaacaactcccattacacagatttccatatgcttcttcagatttgaatggtagtgaatgacggtgggggacacagaatcacagctaggcgcttgtcttgcccttccactcacgagcatcttgcagacgctcaccacgtgcatgcccaggcaccgtatgggtaccaatctaagcaggcacagagctgccgcgggaaagcacaccctgcagttcacacaagctgtaaactcaaccccaacaagcccgctggctttgcagcaggctttggaagcagcacaaagactctgcaaggcaaagcaccccgaggcacatctctgaacgcctcccgagtcccactctgctcttctgtctgtgcgagcagcagccaagcacttattcagttacactccacaccaagaaaagttggaaacggaaaagctgcttctgtgaagtgaatgcatcttgactacttaccccgcggatcctcccgaggctcgggaagagggtgcagctgaaaatctggataaccattacctacaggcagagcagaaagccaacacataggtggccagttttccttacaagctgctaccagcttcttcacaaagcaggtgtaatgaatggaagggggggtcacgtcatgacatgggacatatatgcaggtcgagagtctcaaagctgtggaggggcagagatgacctttggcctggcacctggcagctctcaaagtaaagaaatgctcacaacttacccccgcggcgcccccgcggctctaaagcccttggacgacctgaagagcaagtatgaagtacaatttcatgtgaacagaatagtacaaagtaagttcttctttcagggaagtaaaaacggactacgtacccctgggaagaccccgaggctcagcaacaggatgcagctgagaggCTGGATAAGCgtccactacagccgcatctgtaaccaagccgagacgggaacagttctcattaagtatttccatagacgactgctgatttgaagggtggtggatgacggggaacatatagttacaccatacttctgctcccgtgcaccttgcaaacacctagcgggtgtctgcactggcaccgtatgggcataaacgtaagcaggcacagagctgctgggggaagggacgccctggagttcacacaagctgtaaactcaaccccatcatgcccccgggctttgcagcagccactggctcaggggcactcgccaacggcgctttgcgagccaaagcagccagcgcagatctcggaagccttccccaggtcacacaggcaggtcgagagcctcacaactgcagaggggccgggggcacctgttggccgccacctggcagctctccaaatcctctgtccaggcgctatgcgacagcccccaagcgcccccgggacaaacacacggggcccctcggtgccttcttccggggagctctcaaacgcccaccaaggaagccaggactctacaaacggggaagcctcagcaccgcagcacaggaaggctcatttacactgcgtgggcacaagagcccacCGGCCCGCTAGAGGCCAAAGcagcgcgaggacatccgtgcttccagcctttccagggaagatcccctgacgactcgcctccagcccgtccatgaggctcaccgctggcatcCGGCCAAGcaccgccatcgccatcgcccccaggcaccgctgaaaccgcgcgcggggacagcagctcccgccacacagcgccaggcgctgccccACGcacagcgcccccagcgcccccagcctccccgcggccccacgagcctcgcggagccgctcccggcccccgacgccgccgccgccgcggccccgcagcccggcagccgcctcccgccgccccggccgctcgccagccggccccgcggcccccaggctgccgcgccgcgccgtgcgggggcggcggtgcctccgtcgccgcccgccctacctgggcccggcgctgcccgcggagcagcccggctgtcccgggcacgcagggccgccaggaggccgaggagcagcagcaggcggcggccgggggcggacgccccccgcgctcgcaccgtgctgcccgtcgccagcagccgccccccgccggcgccctcgagcaacgcgcgcgcggagcggcgtctgccgggcgcggcgcggcgcagcacaACACGGCGCAGCGCAgcacaacacgccgcaacacgcctcAGCACaacgcagcgcaacgcagcgcagcacagcgcaacacagcgcagcgcggggcccctctgagagctcacgggcgccctccgcgcgcctccgcgggggcgccaggggccgcgcacccccgccgcggcccgcgctccctccgcgcgccggcgccgccctgtgcgggcagcccgggcctgctggcggccgtggttgctgctgctgctgccgccctcgaggagcccctcggcggcagcccggctctctgcccgcacgctcgggcccctgcgctcgcctcgctgctctgcagctccgcgccagcgctgccggccctggcgcggggccgccagcgcctgctgcagcctcgctctctgctctcctgcccgccccccctgcagccgctttgctccagccccagctctgcgcttctgcagctggcccgggggcagctggtgagaggcgtgggggctccggcgccaagcctgtgccccagctcccgtCACCCGTCAAGCTGTCtttcgttctcctgctttcttgctggcaccactccctctgtacatttggccttagcacgagcatttctagcctcgctgagccttgtgcaccgcctgaagcaatcagagctctcctggtcctctacatttcccttagtgctcctggtggctttggtgctctctcccagcaaggaggaggtcccgacgctctcacatatcacagaatagcagaatcacagaatggctgaggttggaagggacctcaggagaagatcatctagttcaacacccctgctcaagcagggtcacctagagcacattgtacaggatggcgtccaggcgggttttgaatatctccagagaaggagactccacaacctctctgggcaacctgttccagtgctctgtcaccctcacagtgaaaaagtatttcctcatgttcagatggaattgtctgtgtttcagtttgtgcccgttgcctcgcgtcctgtcactgggcaccactgaaaagagtctggccccatcctcttgacaccctccctttaagatacttgtacacattgataagatctcctctcagccttctcttctccaggctaaacaggcccagctctctcagcctttcctcctaagagagatgttccagtcccctaatcatctttgtagcccttcgctggacttgctccagtagcgccacatccctcttgtacgggggagcccagaactgggcacggtactccagatgcggcctcaccagggctgaggagagggggaggatcacctccctcagcctgctggcaatgctctgcctaatgcaccccaggataccattggccttcttggccacaagggcacgttgctgcctcatgcttaacttggtgtccaccagcactcccaggtccttctccgcagagctgctttccagcaggtcaacccccaacctgtactgctgcatagggttattcctcc from Apteryx mantelli isolate bAptMan1 chromosome 1, bAptMan1.hap1, whole genome shotgun sequence includes:
- the LOC136994648 gene encoding uncharacterized protein, which gives rise to MVVKVHGSKVRLRRQDCKPEVLESKRRRERRRRVAACCAALRRVVLRRAAPGRRRSARALLEGAGGGRLLATGSTVRARGASAPGRRLLLLLGLLAALRARDSRAAPRAAPGPDAAVVDAYPASQLHPVAEPRGLPRGRPRALEPRGRRGGNGYPDFQLHPLPEPREDPRDVGIGDGHLSSPLDPGFEPGGVPAGSGLPAAQLDPISEPQGHARNVAVEDVSAASRLDAGSETLGDRTGPRRRKYKAQTGKSSQKSSEVLQEILKDLERAAENHQETLEKETFPAGGSHSLPVPDEEGEAIQVAGMPGLPSVSQPREAPHDRKYAFFPKHRGLASERSAAAADPKDAWKHRAIGTAAALGILVAGAVLCCLAILLRRKRKRNLRAAQRSGADASGRLSCRDNRPPTPAPRRPGPNASGRPSPLENHPGRPREPDPSRAGSRPPRPPPPRPPRPPSTAPAPGHQQPMAAAQMQPWAKQQLPPAVPGAVQQPAKPPPRPPGPPPVFPCCRTGTSWSRSKPGGI